One part of the Bacteroidia bacterium genome encodes these proteins:
- a CDS encoding cysteine desulfurase produces the protein MKVYFDNAATTPMDPEVVEAMIPFMKEHFGNPSSIHSFGRQTRAAIENARKTVARFLHVSPGEIFFTSGGTESNNMAIQCAVRDLGVDTIITSPIEHHAVLHTIEVLVEEGKVRVKMLRLDPKGFIDLAHLEELLKEGGKILVSLMHANNEIGNLLPLKKVSELCSKFEAFFHTDTVQTMGHYTFNLNEVPVDFLSCAAHKFHGPKGVGFIYINSRIKVHPFIHGGSQERNMRGGTENLTGIIGLAKAMEVAYGHLNEHQAHVQELKSYMILKLKEQIPGVNFNGDPEGSSLYTVLNVQLPSTPNAEMLIFNLDIAGVACSGGSACTSGSNVGSHVLRGIHSDMNRPSIRFSFSKFNTRDEVDYVVEKLRKSLGVPVESR, from the coding sequence ATGAAAGTGTATTTCGACAACGCAGCAACCACTCCCATGGATCCGGAAGTGGTAGAAGCCATGATCCCGTTTATGAAGGAGCATTTCGGGAATCCTTCTTCCATTCACAGCTTCGGAAGACAAACACGGGCTGCCATTGAAAACGCCAGAAAAACCGTGGCCAGATTTCTTCACGTTTCCCCGGGAGAAATCTTTTTTACTTCCGGTGGTACGGAATCCAACAACATGGCCATTCAGTGTGCAGTTCGCGACCTGGGCGTGGATACCATTATTACTTCTCCGATCGAGCATCATGCGGTACTCCATACTATTGAAGTGCTTGTGGAAGAAGGAAAAGTGCGCGTTAAAATGCTGCGCCTCGACCCGAAAGGATTTATCGATCTCGCCCACCTGGAGGAGTTGCTGAAAGAAGGAGGAAAGATACTGGTCTCCCTTATGCATGCCAACAACGAGATCGGAAATTTGCTGCCCCTGAAGAAAGTTTCAGAGCTGTGCAGCAAGTTTGAGGCATTCTTTCATACTGATACGGTGCAGACCATGGGTCATTATACCTTTAACCTGAATGAGGTACCAGTTGATTTCCTGAGCTGTGCCGCCCATAAATTTCACGGCCCCAAGGGAGTCGGATTCATTTATATCAACAGCCGGATAAAAGTTCATCCTTTTATTCACGGCGGGTCTCAGGAACGAAATATGCGGGGGGGCACAGAAAATCTTACAGGAATAATTGGCCTGGCCAAAGCAATGGAAGTGGCATATGGTCATCTTAATGAGCACCAGGCTCATGTGCAGGAACTCAAATCCTATATGATCCTGAAACTGAAGGAACAGATTCCTGGTGTGAATTTCAACGGTGATCCGGAAGGCTCCTCTCTTTATACGGTACTGAATGTGCAGTTACCTTCTACCCCTAATGCTGAAATGCTGATTTTTAATCTGGATATTGCCGGCGTGGCCTGTTCGGGAGGAAGTGCATGCACTTCCGGAAGCAACGTGGGCTCACATGTACTGCGTGGGATTCATTCGGATATGAACAGACCCTCGATTCGTTTCTCTTTCTCAAAATTTAATACCAGGGACGAGGTAGACTACGTCGTGGAAAAGCTCAGAAAGTCTCTTGGTGTGCCGGTAGAATCCCGTTAA
- a CDS encoding CocE/NonD family hydrolase, translated as MRSLLFLLLLGGSLTAQLSPIFDSVPTADNRKLACSIYLPSGWTSGPVIVIQTPYNRLAYQVIGLPLGVGMNLNNSNYAFVIVDWRGFYGSQAAYYLNCPARGNDGYDVIEWVNTRAWCNGKIGTWGPSALGRVQFMTAKKNPPSLDCMVPLVAGPQYSYLEYFPGGSIRTEYVEQLDGLGFGMSATLLANPVYNILWQVSEMTNFYPDSIRIPTFMIGGWYDHTIDVMIDFFNGIRSNSPANVQNQHRLLMGPWVHGGYGPAQVGSPNQGQLSYPNAAWWNDSLALLFYDYHLRAIPNNWNSTPFIQYYQMGSNVWNSSTTWPPTGMNNINLYFHPGGGLDNISPVSATGDASFLYDPTDPSPTIGGTTLRADLDQGPFDQVPLVESRSDILTFTTAPLGADVILKGKPQVRMKVSSDRLDTDFSVRLTDVYPDGRSMLIHDGIFRMRFRNGYMAADTAVMNPGTIYDILVDLPHTAITFLAGHKIRVDITSSNYPRFNRNMNTGGAMYPGPSLDTLVNPLIASNSIYMNSTDYSYITLPLVDFNGGSAENVIAPLFIFPNPASDYLIVSSCSQKGTVQIMDGTGRIVLEQLCAAAGDVRIDLTGLPAGIYSVRTTWGQTEKLIVIR; from the coding sequence ATGAGATCACTCTTGTTTTTATTATTGTTGGGCGGTTCCCTCACTGCCCAGCTTAGCCCCATTTTTGATTCTGTTCCCACGGCCGATAACCGTAAGCTCGCCTGCAGCATTTATCTTCCCTCCGGTTGGACCAGTGGACCGGTGATTGTTATTCAGACTCCTTATAACCGTTTGGCCTACCAGGTCATCGGACTTCCACTTGGTGTTGGAATGAACCTGAACAACAGCAATTACGCATTCGTAATCGTTGACTGGCGGGGTTTCTACGGCTCGCAGGCGGCCTATTACCTGAACTGTCCTGCCCGCGGCAACGATGGTTATGACGTGATCGAATGGGTGAACACCCGTGCCTGGTGCAACGGAAAAATAGGTACCTGGGGTCCTTCCGCATTAGGGAGGGTCCAGTTTATGACTGCGAAGAAAAATCCTCCCTCCCTTGACTGTATGGTTCCGCTCGTGGCCGGACCGCAATACAGTTATCTCGAGTATTTTCCCGGAGGATCCATTCGAACAGAGTATGTTGAACAACTGGATGGTCTGGGCTTTGGAATGTCAGCGACACTGCTGGCAAATCCGGTATACAATATACTCTGGCAGGTATCCGAGATGACGAATTTCTACCCTGACAGTATACGGATTCCGACGTTTATGATCGGCGGATGGTATGATCATACCATTGATGTAATGATTGATTTTTTTAACGGAATCCGCAGTAACTCTCCTGCAAACGTACAGAACCAGCATCGTCTGCTGATGGGACCCTGGGTACACGGCGGATACGGACCCGCACAGGTAGGAAGTCCGAACCAGGGGCAATTGTCTTATCCCAATGCAGCCTGGTGGAATGACTCACTGGCTCTGTTGTTTTACGATTATCACCTGCGCGCCATTCCCAACAATTGGAACAGCACTCCCTTTATTCAGTATTACCAGATGGGAAGTAATGTCTGGAATTCTTCAACGACCTGGCCTCCCACCGGAATGAATAATATCAATCTGTATTTTCATCCGGGCGGTGGCCTGGATAATATCTCTCCTGTTAGCGCAACGGGTGATGCCTCTTTTTTGTATGACCCTACCGATCCTTCTCCCACCATTGGCGGTACTACCCTTCGCGCGGATCTTGATCAGGGCCCGTTTGATCAGGTTCCGCTGGTTGAATCCAGGAGCGACATTCTCACTTTTACCACAGCACCCCTTGGTGCAGATGTGATCCTGAAAGGAAAACCACAAGTCCGGATGAAAGTATCGTCGGACCGGCTAGATACTGATTTTTCGGTTCGCCTGACGGATGTATATCCAGACGGAAGGAGCATGCTTATTCACGATGGCATATTCCGCATGAGATTTCGGAACGGGTACATGGCTGCTGACACCGCGGTAATGAATCCGGGTACCATCTACGACATCCTTGTTGATCTGCCCCATACGGCGATTACCTTCCTTGCCGGGCATAAGATCCGTGTAGACATTACTTCCTCGAACTATCCCCGGTTCAACAGAAATATGAATACAGGAGGTGCCATGTATCCGGGTCCGAGTCTCGATACGCTGGTAAATCCTCTTATTGCGAGCAACAGCATCTATATGAACAGCACTGATTATTCATACATCACGCTTCCGCTGGTTGATTTCAACGGAGGCTCTGCTGAAAATGTCATCGCGCCTCTTTTTATCTTTCCAAATCCGGCCAGCGATTATCTAATTGTTAGCTCTTGCAGTCAGAAAGGAACTGTTCAGATCATGGACGGCACAGGACGTATCGTACTGGAGCAATTGTGTGCTGCTGCCGGTGATGTACGGATTGATCTCACCGGACTTCCTGCCGGAATATATAGTGTACGGACAACGTGGGGGCAGACAGAAAAACTAATTGTGATTCGTTAA
- a CDS encoding M13 family metallopeptidase, with protein sequence MRIKRNVLAAIGLAAGLILGFRAMEEKGVDLEGIDTNVKPTDNFFEYANGTWLKKTPIPETESVWGSFAELRESNSAKIRQLLTNAAQQAAGAGPDVQKVADYYRSGMDSSGRNKKGIETLKAELDLIASMTSTKDVGKVLGRLHSNRISGLFFFYVDQDLKSSTEMIPAIYNSGLGLPDRDYYTRMDEDALRIRKKYTEYMMNLFQEAGIKNKDLSKTIGRIISFETELAKKHLTNVERRDIQRQYNRMSIDSLKKLCPGLNWDDYFRTLGLPSFQKELVINNPAFMQQISFMLENYDLENWQNYLRWNLLNTCADHATDLMEHHYFAFYEQTLKGVKKQKPRWKRVAESVDHSLGDALGKMFVDKYFPPDAKKKVDEMVDYLFAAYRERIKSRTWMSEETKKAALVKLDAIIRKLGYPEQWKDYSEVTVSSTDYIRNMLNAANFEFRRNLNKLGKPVNRKEFGMTTPTINAYYSPSMNEIVFPAGIMQYPFFDAGMDMAINFGAMGGVIGHELTHGFDDQGAQFDAQGNFTMWWKEEDYKQFQLRADKVVKQFDSFTALDTLRVNGKLTLGENIADLGGLTMAYHAMKMYLEKHPELKQKKQGFTPEQRFFMGWAKVWCVKHRDAALKQRLITDVHAPGRFRVNGPLSNMPEFYDAFGVKEGDGMYRKPDERAEIW encoded by the coding sequence ATGCGAATCAAACGTAACGTTCTTGCTGCCATTGGATTAGCCGCCGGACTAATTCTGGGATTCAGGGCAATGGAAGAAAAGGGAGTAGATCTGGAGGGCATAGACACGAATGTAAAACCAACGGACAATTTCTTTGAATATGCAAACGGAACCTGGTTGAAGAAAACGCCTATTCCGGAGACGGAATCGGTATGGGGTAGCTTCGCAGAGCTTCGGGAGAGCAACAGTGCGAAGATTAGGCAACTGCTCACGAATGCAGCCCAACAAGCAGCCGGTGCAGGTCCCGATGTTCAGAAAGTTGCGGACTACTACCGTTCGGGCATGGATTCATCCGGAAGAAATAAAAAAGGGATTGAAACATTAAAAGCCGAACTCGACCTCATCGCTTCCATGACCTCAACCAAAGATGTCGGGAAAGTGCTCGGGCGGCTCCACAGCAACCGCATCAGCGGGCTGTTCTTCTTCTATGTAGATCAGGATCTGAAATCCTCGACGGAGATGATTCCTGCCATTTATAATTCCGGTCTCGGACTGCCGGACAGGGATTATTACACCCGCATGGACGAAGATGCGCTCCGCATCCGGAAAAAATACACAGAATACATGATGAATTTATTTCAGGAAGCGGGAATAAAGAACAAAGATCTTTCCAAGACCATTGGACGTATCATAAGTTTTGAAACGGAACTGGCAAAAAAACATCTGACGAATGTAGAACGCCGTGATATTCAACGACAGTACAACCGGATGAGTATTGATAGTCTTAAAAAATTATGTCCGGGACTGAACTGGGATGATTATTTCCGTACACTGGGTCTTCCCTCCTTCCAGAAAGAACTCGTAATCAACAATCCTGCTTTCATGCAGCAGATTTCTTTCATGCTGGAAAACTACGATCTTGAGAACTGGCAGAATTATCTCAGGTGGAACCTGCTGAATACCTGTGCAGATCATGCCACGGATCTGATGGAGCACCACTATTTCGCATTCTATGAACAAACGCTGAAGGGTGTAAAAAAGCAAAAGCCGAGGTGGAAAAGAGTAGCGGAGTCTGTGGATCATTCACTGGGCGATGCGCTGGGAAAAATGTTTGTGGATAAATACTTTCCTCCGGATGCGAAGAAAAAAGTAGATGAAATGGTTGACTATCTTTTTGCCGCTTACAGGGAGCGCATTAAGAGCCGAACATGGATGAGTGAGGAAACAAAAAAGGCTGCACTGGTTAAGCTGGATGCGATTATCCGGAAACTGGGCTATCCTGAACAATGGAAAGATTATTCGGAAGTGACCGTTTCCTCCACGGATTATATCCGGAATATGTTGAACGCGGCCAACTTTGAATTCCGGCGAAACCTTAACAAGCTGGGGAAACCGGTGAACAGAAAAGAATTCGGCATGACCACTCCCACCATCAATGCCTACTACAGTCCGAGCATGAACGAGATTGTGTTTCCGGCGGGGATTATGCAGTATCCCTTCTTCGATGCAGGGATGGATATGGCCATTAACTTCGGTGCCATGGGAGGTGTTATCGGACACGAACTCACGCATGGATTCGACGATCAGGGAGCACAGTTTGATGCGCAGGGTAACTTTACCATGTGGTGGAAAGAAGAAGATTATAAACAGTTTCAGTTGCGGGCCGACAAGGTGGTGAAACAATTTGACAGTTTTACTGCACTGGATACTCTCCGCGTAAACGGAAAACTGACGCTGGGAGAGAACATTGCGGATCTGGGCGGACTCACTATGGCCTATCATGCGATGAAAATGTACCTGGAAAAACATCCGGAACTCAAACAGAAAAAGCAGGGATTTACCCCTGAACAGCGCTTTTTTATGGGCTGGGCAAAAGTGTGGTGCGTGAAACATCGAGATGCTGCTCTTAAGCAACGGCTGATCACAGATGTTCATGCTCCCGGACGCTTCCGTGTGAATGGTCCGCTCAGCAACATGCCGGAGTTCTATGATGCTTTCGGGGTGAAAGAAGGAGATGGAATGTATAGAAAACCGGACGAAAGGGCGGAGATTTGGTAA
- a CDS encoding UvrD-helicase domain-containing protein translates to MSNRSFVVYRSSAGSGKTFTLVKEYLRLALDDAHTPPSRYRSVNAITFTNKASAEMKERILLTLRRMQEGHPGAEVLTMMLEKELGLPQTILRQRVGVLLNSILHHYSDFSISTIDSFTHRVIRTFAHDLHLPQQFELSTDRNHLVRQAVDILLDRSGKEDKVTNYLLEFMKNHMEEERNWNVRDTLIDATIRILKTEDRVRGEELSIPEEGALRELKKKLFAEMQSFRSKTHQLAAGILEQLKRGGLSVSELSFGQRGIGGWLQTMSAWSGALPDINQNAVKAITGEQWTAKANKEAEAKMTPLLGNCTAAARTLLDLIEKEGGDFTVRRIVAQHLDVMVLFRDIRSRMEEYRKENDLLLIGDLNKLIAQVVRQQPAPFIYERLGTRFRHYLIDEFQDTSGLQWTNLLPLLHQSLSEGNFNMVVGDGKQAIYRFRGGEVRQFTGLPAIDMDAGDEIMGERAGAIQRNFREARLGTNYRSGGAIVQFNNELYQWLVRESTGTEQEVFRNARQEWNGDDQEGYVEIAFPETKDSHPEQALDIIRRMQSNGFEFRDIALLTRDNKDAAEIAHFMQHSGIPVISSDSLLISASPEVRFILNLLRAVNGDLSPAGNTALIEYVLRKEEKKITLQSLRAAPSFLSETDLETYRNISLTEITESVIRKWNLQPLPDPYITTFCDLVLAYTTHKGNDPGGFLEWWEERSGKEYVHVPEGLNAVRVMTIHKSKGLEFPVVILPRCNWDTQKLPELTVADISPVAGGKHYSMAIPLSKALENTFLQPILSEELEKARLDNLNLLYVATTRAASALFMLCERKHKAKEVSAWVLEWLVSRGYSSDHEEVFRTGRLAPHDNTGHRKDITATLEKTHSASWRERLQLRRRYREQALPGFNSSARNKGIVIHHALAQMACSSDTDHATEVLLRKGLIVPGDKEAVTAELRRIMQNKKIRNLFDQGKPLMEREVLLPDGEFIRPDRIQFLNAETHVIDFKTGMPREEHAAQVRHYGSVLAEAGYPGIKSWLIYTDSGELMTC, encoded by the coding sequence GTGAGCAACCGCAGCTTTGTAGTCTACCGGTCTTCCGCCGGATCAGGGAAAACCTTCACACTGGTGAAGGAATACCTGCGGTTGGCGCTGGACGATGCCCACACCCCTCCTTCCCGGTACCGCTCTGTGAACGCCATCACTTTTACAAACAAAGCATCGGCGGAAATGAAAGAGAGGATACTCCTCACACTACGCCGTATGCAGGAAGGACACCCCGGTGCGGAAGTGCTAACGATGATGCTGGAGAAGGAGCTGGGATTGCCGCAAACAATTCTGCGCCAGCGGGTCGGGGTTCTGTTAAACAGTATTCTGCATCACTACTCGGATTTTTCCATCAGCACCATTGACAGCTTCACGCATCGGGTAATCCGCACCTTTGCGCATGACCTGCATCTTCCGCAACAGTTTGAATTAAGTACAGACCGTAATCATCTTGTTCGCCAGGCCGTGGACATCCTCCTGGATCGTTCGGGAAAGGAAGATAAAGTGACCAATTACCTGCTCGAATTCATGAAAAATCACATGGAGGAAGAGAGAAACTGGAATGTCAGGGACACCTTAATTGACGCAACCATCCGGATACTGAAGACGGAGGACCGGGTTCGTGGAGAGGAATTAAGTATTCCGGAGGAAGGAGCATTGCGTGAATTAAAGAAAAAGCTCTTCGCTGAAATGCAAAGTTTCCGCAGCAAGACACATCAATTGGCCGCGGGTATACTGGAACAGCTGAAGCGCGGAGGACTCTCGGTATCCGAACTTTCGTTCGGGCAAAGAGGTATAGGAGGCTGGCTGCAAACCATGTCTGCCTGGTCGGGCGCATTACCCGACATCAATCAAAACGCGGTAAAAGCCATAACGGGTGAGCAATGGACGGCAAAAGCGAACAAAGAGGCGGAAGCGAAAATGACGCCACTGCTCGGGAACTGCACCGCTGCCGCGCGCACACTGCTGGATCTGATCGAAAAGGAAGGCGGTGACTTCACCGTACGCCGCATCGTGGCCCAACATCTTGACGTGATGGTACTATTCAGGGATATCCGCTCGAGAATGGAAGAATACCGAAAAGAAAATGATCTGCTTCTGATCGGAGATCTCAATAAACTGATCGCACAGGTTGTACGACAGCAACCCGCACCATTCATTTACGAAAGACTTGGAACCCGCTTCCGTCATTACCTGATTGATGAATTTCAGGACACTTCAGGATTGCAGTGGACGAATCTTTTGCCCCTGTTACACCAGTCGCTGTCGGAAGGAAATTTCAATATGGTAGTTGGCGACGGAAAACAGGCTATTTACCGCTTCAGGGGCGGAGAAGTCAGGCAATTTACGGGCCTGCCTGCGATTGACATGGATGCCGGAGACGAGATTATGGGCGAACGCGCCGGTGCCATACAAAGAAACTTCCGGGAAGCCCGGCTGGGAACCAATTACAGAAGCGGGGGCGCGATTGTCCAATTCAATAATGAATTATACCAATGGCTGGTCAGGGAAAGCACGGGAACCGAACAAGAGGTTTTCCGCAACGCCCGGCAGGAATGGAATGGAGACGATCAGGAGGGATATGTGGAGATCGCATTCCCTGAAACGAAAGATTCCCATCCTGAACAGGCACTGGATATTATCCGTCGGATGCAAAGCAATGGATTTGAATTCCGGGATATTGCATTGCTTACACGCGACAACAAAGACGCTGCAGAGATCGCACATTTTATGCAGCACAGCGGAATTCCTGTTATTTCCTCGGATTCTCTTTTAATATCCGCTTCGCCGGAAGTTCGCTTTATACTCAATCTCCTCCGCGCTGTAAACGGAGATCTGTCACCGGCAGGAAATACCGCACTGATCGAGTATGTTCTCCGGAAAGAGGAGAAAAAAATTACACTCCAATCCCTGCGCGCCGCACCCTCGTTCCTTTCTGAAACGGATCTGGAAACGTACCGGAACATATCCCTTACGGAGATCACAGAAAGTGTGATCCGAAAATGGAACCTTCAGCCGCTGCCGGATCCTTATATTACAACCTTCTGTGATCTTGTACTGGCTTACACCACGCATAAAGGCAATGATCCCGGAGGGTTCCTGGAATGGTGGGAAGAACGATCCGGAAAGGAGTACGTTCACGTACCTGAAGGCCTGAATGCGGTAAGGGTGATGACGATACATAAATCAAAAGGACTGGAATTCCCGGTAGTAATACTTCCCCGCTGTAACTGGGATACACAAAAACTTCCAGAACTGACGGTAGCAGACATCTCTCCGGTGGCGGGTGGAAAGCATTATTCGATGGCCATTCCACTTTCCAAAGCACTGGAAAACACTTTTCTTCAGCCCATTCTTTCCGAAGAGCTGGAAAAAGCACGCCTGGATAACCTGAATCTCCTTTACGTAGCTACTACGCGTGCAGCCAGCGCCCTGTTCATGTTGTGTGAACGCAAGCATAAAGCGAAAGAGGTAAGTGCCTGGGTATTGGAATGGCTGGTCAGCCGGGGCTATTCTTCCGACCATGAGGAAGTTTTCCGCACCGGCCGGCTTGCTCCCCACGATAACACCGGCCATAGAAAAGATATAACTGCAACACTTGAGAAAACACATTCCGCCTCATGGAGGGAACGGCTACAATTAAGAAGAAGATACCGGGAACAAGCGCTGCCGGGCTTTAACAGCAGTGCCAGAAATAAGGGAATCGTGATCCACCATGCCCTGGCTCAGATGGCCTGCTCATCCGATACAGACCATGCTACAGAAGTGTTGCTCCGCAAAGGATTGATAGTGCCCGGAGACAAGGAGGCGGTAACAGCAGAACTCAGGCGCATAATGCAAAATAAAAAAATCAGGAATCTCTTTGATCAGGGCAAGCCTCTGATGGAAAGAGAGGTGTTATTACCCGACGGAGAATTCATAAGACCCGACAGAATACAATTTCTGAACGCTGAAACACATGTAATAGATTTTAAGACGGGGATGCCGCGGGAGGAACATGCTGCTCAGGTGAGGCACTACGGCAGCGTTCTTGCGGAGGCAGGCTATCCCGGGATTAAATCCTGGCTCATTTATACAGACAGCGGGGAACTGATGACCTGCTGA
- a CDS encoding amidinotransferase → MENAGRVFMIRPFRFKINEQTAVTNSFQQPVLAGADAVSAKAAEEFDALADLLKNNGVEVIMFRERSDRDTPDSIFPNNWISFHESGLFLYPMQTENRRKERSAEILEFLKPYVPESRIVDLSIHERAGLFLEGTGSLVVDYGRRIVYAALSPRTSEVLVNQWAGMFGMVAVTFRTTGDIYHTNVILTVGSGFAMLGSGLIPDKKEREKVISFLERSGKQVIHLTEDQIRSFAGNSYELVSSGGENLILMSSRAFESLNPAQKTSLERFGRIIHCPVPTIESAGGGSVRCMIADMNAWER, encoded by the coding sequence ATGGAGAATGCAGGCAGGGTCTTTATGATCCGTCCTTTTCGCTTTAAGATCAATGAACAAACCGCCGTTACGAATTCCTTTCAGCAACCGGTATTGGCCGGGGCTGATGCGGTGTCTGCAAAGGCTGCGGAGGAATTCGATGCGTTAGCAGATCTGTTGAAGAATAACGGAGTGGAGGTGATCATGTTCAGGGAGCGTTCCGACCGGGATACTCCTGATAGTATCTTTCCCAATAACTGGATAAGTTTTCATGAATCGGGCCTGTTTCTTTACCCCATGCAGACAGAAAACAGGAGGAAAGAGCGTTCGGCAGAAATCCTGGAGTTTTTAAAACCTTACGTCCCCGAAAGCCGCATAGTGGATTTGAGTATTCATGAAAGGGCAGGATTGTTTCTTGAAGGGACGGGTAGTTTGGTGGTGGACTACGGCCGCCGCATTGTATATGCAGCGCTTTCTCCCAGAACATCTGAGGTGCTGGTGAACCAGTGGGCGGGAATGTTTGGAATGGTTGCCGTTACATTCCGGACTACAGGAGACATTTATCATACAAACGTGATCCTGACAGTAGGTAGTGGTTTTGCCATGCTCGGGAGCGGACTGATTCCTGACAAAAAAGAGCGTGAAAAAGTAATTTCTTTTCTTGAACGATCAGGAAAGCAGGTGATTCACCTGACGGAAGACCAAATCCGTTCTTTTGCCGGAAACAGTTATGAATTGGTAAGCAGCGGAGGAGAGAATCTGATTTTAATGTCGAGCCGAGCGTTTGAAAGTCTGAACCCTGCGCAGAAAACTTCTTTGGAAAGGTTTGGACGCATCATCCATTGCCCGGTTCCAACCATTGAATCTGCCGGAGGCGGCAGTGTTCGATGCATGATCGCAGATATGAATGCCTGGGAACGCTAG
- a CDS encoding YajQ family cyclic di-GMP-binding protein gives MPSFDIVSKIDHQSLDNAINNARKEILNRYDFRDSKSIIDFNKKDLLLVVTTENDMRLGHIEDVIRSRMIKQGIDSNCMDFGKEQYASGNMLRKDIKIKEGIDKETAKKIVKDVKETRLKVQAQIMDDQVRVTGKKIDDLQEVIAFCKVGKYGIPLQFVNMK, from the coding sequence ATGCCATCCTTCGATATCGTATCTAAAATTGATCACCAGTCACTCGACAACGCGATCAATAACGCCCGGAAGGAGATACTGAACCGTTACGATTTCCGGGATTCTAAATCGATAATTGACTTTAACAAGAAAGACCTGTTGTTGGTTGTGACCACCGAGAACGACATGCGGCTCGGGCATATTGAAGATGTAATCCGTTCCCGGATGATCAAACAGGGAATTGATTCCAACTGTATGGATTTCGGTAAAGAGCAATATGCCAGCGGAAATATGTTGCGCAAGGACATTAAAATTAAAGAAGGCATTGACAAGGAAACGGCAAAAAAGATTGTGAAGGATGTCAAGGAAACCCGGTTAAAGGTTCAGGCCCAAATCATGGATGATCAGGTGCGGGTTACAGGGAAAAAGATCGATGATCTGCAGGAAGTGATTGCCTTTTGTAAAGTGGGAAAGTATGGGATCCCCCTGCAGTTTGTTAACATGAAATGA
- a CDS encoding NAD(P)H-binding protein, which yields MNILLFGGTGKCGQEFLKQLPAEYSVRCVVRRKGSVKGSGMEYYMEDIQCAAQLREALKGMDAVVSLLGHKKGSPGDLQTAFMTRLVPLMMELNVIRLISLTGSGVPDLTNDRRSGFLHWVNEITTRVIALLDPQRVNDGVCHAKVIMESGLDWTIIRTPLQLGARSNGTYWAGQVGKTPGWYVKREDIVHFIRKILNEKSFVHQLPYLVS from the coding sequence ATGAATATACTTTTATTCGGTGGTACAGGAAAGTGCGGGCAGGAATTCCTCAAGCAATTACCGGCAGAGTATTCGGTACGTTGCGTAGTCCGGCGCAAGGGAAGTGTAAAAGGCTCCGGTATGGAGTATTACATGGAGGACATTCAATGCGCCGCGCAACTCCGGGAAGCACTGAAGGGAATGGATGCGGTGGTTTCTTTGCTCGGACATAAGAAAGGCTCGCCCGGGGATCTGCAAACCGCCTTCATGACTCGTTTGGTACCCCTGATGATGGAGCTAAACGTCATACGCCTGATCTCACTCACAGGTTCCGGTGTTCCCGATCTTACCAACGACAGGCGTTCCGGATTTCTACACTGGGTAAATGAAATTACAACCCGCGTGATTGCCCTTCTGGATCCGCAGAGAGTGAATGACGGAGTCTGTCATGCCAAAGTAATTATGGAATCCGGTCTGGATTGGACTATCATTCGTACACCCTTGCAATTAGGGGCTCGGAGCAATGGAACTTACTGGGCAGGACAGGTAGGAAAAACACCCGGGTGGTATGTTAAGCGTGAGGACATCGTCCATTTCATTCGTAAAATTCTGAATGAAAAGTCGTTCGTTCACCAGCTACCTTATCTGGTTTCCTGA